The Arthrobacter burdickii genomic interval CGGCCTGGACCTGCCCGTCGTCGACCTGCTGCCCACCGCCGCGGAGGGGGACGTCGTGGGGTACCTCGGGCCGGACCCGCTGCGCCATGACTGGTCCGCGGACGACGCGGTCCGCAGGCTCGGCCGCGATCCCGCCGCGCGCGTCGCCGCTGCCCTCCTCGACCAGCGCAACGTCGCCGGGTTCGGCAACCTCTGGGCCAACGAGCTCTGCTTCCTCAGGGGCCTCCACCCGGACACGGTCATGGCCGACGTCGATGTTCCCGCCCTGGTGGCACTCGGGGCGCGGTGCCTGCGCTTCTCCGCCACCCGGCCCGGAGCGCACCAGGTCACCACGGGCACCCTCCGCAGGGGCGAACAGCACTGGGTCGTGGGCAGGGCCGGCAGGCCGTGCCTGCGCTGCGGGACGGCGGTGCGCGTTCGGGCCGAGGTGCCCGGCGACCCGGGCCGCCGTCGTACCTGGTGGTGTCCGCGCTGCCAGCCCTCGCGCTCCTCCGACTGACGCCGCGCTCCATCCGTCAGCGGCGTGCTGCGAGGCCCGCCCTGAACGCGTCGGCCGAGGCGGAGGTGCTGTTGATCCGCCAGTCCGCTTCCTTGTTGATGTGGAACCAGACGAGGGCGACGACGTCCTGCTGCGCGGACACATAGCGGAACAGGCTGGTGATCCACTGGGGCTTCGATCCGCCGACCTCGGAGGAAGCCGTCTCCGCGATCATGATCGGTCTGCCGGGGGCGAGCTGCCGAAGCTGCGTGATGCCCTCCCCGAACAGCACCTCGGGTTCCTGCCACGCGCTCCACGACTGGGACGTGCCCCAGTTGTAGCCGTCCAGCGCCACGACGTCGACATAGTCGCCGCCCGGGTAGAGCTGATCCAGGGGCGTCGAGCCCCAGTAGGGCACGTTCGGGTTCCAGACCCAGCTGATGTTGGTCGCGCCCGTCGATGCGACAACGTCGTGCACG includes:
- a CDS encoding DNA-formamidopyrimidine glycosylase family protein, translating into MPEGDSVFRLAARLRKSLDGRTLKRGDLRVPAHATTTLDGMRVTEHVTHGKHLLTRFDGGLTLHTHLLMQGSWTVTAAGRALPRRLLPDARVILEVADGPTAYGLDLPVVDLLPTAAEGDVVGYLGPDPLRHDWSADDAVRRLGRDPAARVAAALLDQRNVAGFGNLWANELCFLRGLHPDTVMADVDVPALVALGARCLRFSATRPGAHQVTTGTLRRGEQHWVVGRAGRPCLRCGTAVRVRAEVPGDPGRRRTWWCPRCQPSRSSD